The Aedes albopictus strain Foshan chromosome 2, AalbF5, whole genome shotgun sequence region aaaagtgttcagattagatgcggtcaaaccaacgagggtagacggtaaacATTTTACAGGTAGAGACAAATCAGAGAAGAAAAGGGCATTTCAGAACAAACcgaacacacgaaaagtgataaattttaggcgtgaaaaatcgactcgatttattttgtttctacccatttcgtttccatcgtgtataaacgtcaaaacaactgcatggctcaaagtgtattgattatttcaggtacctataatcaaaattaatgaacagatgacgtcatatcgatgattaattatcttattcttcgatattttgtttcattgacaGTGTTACGGTAGTGAGCAGTCGGGATTCTTCGGACACCGGGTTCTCAGCAGCTACGCCACCTAAATGGAGTTTagtgcagctttaaactgcatgTTTTATTAGATTAGATCGAATCGATTTACAAATAATGTGTAACTTACACTTTCGGTGCCTTTACAATGGGTTGCTCAACTACACACATCAGTGACATAGTATTTAGCTTCTAAAAGGTAATAAATTTCAATTTCAGGTAGCTCTAAAGTAGTATACCAATTTACCTCACCTTTTTACCACTCTAGTTTTAAGTAGGATAGCAAATTACTAGTTTTAAGTGGCAGTTAATTATTCAAATAGTATAGGAAAAATTATATATTAGTAGGATTTCTAATTCACTTTGTTTTTGTCCTTTGTTTTGACCTGCTCTTCATCGCTCTCCGTTCTTATATATCCATCTGTCATCCGCGGAGCACAGACAGTGTTCCCAGCGGTAACATTCTCCCCCCCGTAAAGCTGGCCACCGGTTCCAGTTTTACCAACTTTGAAATTATCTAAATCAGTGCCATATTTATGGGTTCTACAATGCATGCGCTCCAGTGTTCTACTCCTGATGTGATTGTTCACAGGATCAatcattcgtgcataatctatcACTGTAGTTCTTGAGCCTTCATCAGTGCTCTCTCCTTTAACTATGATTCCTGATTGAACTCTGATGCCCTCATTTGTACAAGCCCTGCTAGTACTATATTCTTTAATAACAGCTACACTTCCACATCTATGCTCTACGGGATCCTCACTATTATCTATCCCAATTACTTTTCCGGTACCATAATCAGATGCTATCTGCTTCAATTGCAGTTTTTCAGATAAGTTGTGACGATGATTCTGTTTAACAGATTGTTGTATAGTTGGTACTCCTGCTGTGAAGTTATCCGCGTGATAGTTGACAGAATTCGTTATTCCTTATCCGTTTCCCCCATAAACGCACCATCCCAAGCGAGTTCTGGCGGCAACTGGTTCACCTAAATGGCCTTCCTTAACCTTCAGTGGAACAGTCACGTGCAAATTATTGACTCCTATTAGGATTCTGGGAACGGCATTCTCATAGCTTTTAATGGCAAGACCTCTCAGATGTGGAAACTTTGCTGCAAGCTCGTTGACACGCAGAGTTTGTCCTGGTATTGAAAGATTTTTCACCGTCCGAACATCATCTAACTTGAGTAGCCTTTCATTGTCCGCACCAGTGATCGATAATTGCAATTGCATCGAATCCGACTCGAATCGTGAGACATCTGCTGTCCATGATAAGCACAATGGGACCGTCTTACCTTTCACACCAAGTTCCTTGGTAAGTGCCTCCTCGATTAATGTGAGATGTGAACCGTCATCAAGAAATGCGTAGGTTTTTATAGTTTTCTGCGGTCCACTCAAAGTCACAGGTACGACGCGAAAAAGCAATGGATTCTTGGGATTATTCTGTGAACGATGAGTATGGTTACCGGCTCTTTCAAGTATTCGTGGATTAGCATGATTTGCGTGAAGAAGAGGGTGGTGACGCGAAGTGCAACCACTGATACCGCACTCAGTAATGTTACAACAATTTCTTCCGACGTGGGATTGTAGACAGCTGCGACAAAGCGCATTTAATTTTACTGTCTTCCAGCGAGGATCGATGGAAAGTTCTTTGAATCTGTCACATTCTTGAATCAAATGTTCCGAATCCTCGCAAACGCAACATATCGTGTCATCATTTAAAATCTCAGGGATGCTACAACTAGCATGTGGGGATCCCTTTGATTTCATCCCCAGATCCGCGTCCTCACGCTTACGGAATCCGCCTGAATACATAGTCACTTTAGTCGCTGATGTTACCATACTGCTCATAAAATCTCCAAAGTTCTTTAAATTCaccatcggaaattgctgcatATAATTCGCCCAGTTCATTTTTATGTGAGCgggcaacttttccaccagttcCATCAGGAGATACGGATTCGTCAGGTGGGACTGCTGTCCTGCTGCTTCCAGATGGTCACACAAACTTTGCACCGACAGTCCGAACTCAATAAGGGTCTCAAGCTTCTCTGCACGAGGTGCTGGTGTTGATCGCACCTTTTCCAACAGCACGCCAATCAACAATTCCGGGCGCCCAAAGAGCAGTTGCAAGGTACTCATCACCTGCGGTACTGACTGCGGTAGAAGAAGACGGCTGCGAACGGCTTCAAGAGCGGCTCCTTTCAAACAACGTTGAAGCCGAGCAAGATTTTCTACGTTTGAATATCCGCATGCCGCAGTTGTGTTCGTGAATGAGCTAACAAAAACAGGCCAATCAGCGGGATCTCCATCGAATGTAGGTAGATCGATAGGCATAACCTGTCGTGCTGCTAACTGTGAAGCGGAAAGTACATGATTCGGAACACTGACCGGCGGTAAAGCGGGTGGGACGATCGGTAGTATGCCGTTGACGTTGGCACTGGCAAACGGATTCGCTTCGAAAGCTAGTTGACTTTCTTGCGTTCCACGAAGTGTGGGGGCCGGACAAGTTTCCTGACGCTGTCTAATGGGTTCAGTCTCAGGGAATCTCTGATCGCCAGTTAGATTAGAAGCTTCAAATTTGTTCAAATTGTTGGCAGCGTTGTAGTTCCCGGCTCCTTGCTGCACGGAAAGATGCTTATTCCCAAAGAAGTTTAGGCCAGCAATCTGCAGCGGATTTCCATGACACTGTTGTTTGGCCGCGGATTTCCTCCATGAAGATGGTATCACATTATTCGACTCCTCTCGCGTGTGCACAGCACCTTCATCCACACTCTCCGGGAATGGATACACTTGCTGTAAACTAGATAGACTAATACGGCTATGTTTGCTTCGGTTTCCCCGGATATCTTCCAGCTGTTGCTCTAGCAGCCGATATTTTTCCTCCATCGTTTTTCTTTCCTGTTCAAAGGCCTTTTTCTCGGATTCCCGTTCGCGGCGCTGAATTGTGCGCTCCTCTTCTAATTGCTGCAACCGTAAAGCAATACGAGCCGAGTTGCTACTGGTAGCTGAACCTACACTTTGTGGCAAGCAGTTGTGGCACGTCCATGGTAGATTCGCGGCTGAATTTGTCACTCCAGCACAGCGAATATGCCAGATGTCATTGCATTGATCGCATCGTATAACTTGGCCATAAGAACCGGGGCGCGAGCACTCGACGCAGCTTTCCTTTTCTTTTGGCTCAGGCGGCTCTGCCTGATTATCATTTACATTCATGGCGAAAGTTTTAAAGTTTGTTACGGTAGTGAGCAGTCGGGATTCTTCGGACACCGGGTTCTCAGCAGCTACGCCACCTA contains the following coding sequences:
- the LOC134287124 gene encoding uncharacterized protein LOC134287124, with protein sequence MNVNDNQAEPPEPKEKESCVECSRPGSYGQVIRCDQCNDIWHIRCAGVTNSAANLPWTCHNCLPQSVGSATSSNSARIALRLQQLEEERTIQRRERESEKKAFEQERKTMEEKYRLLEQQLEDIRGNRSKHSRISLSSLQQVYPFPESVDEGAVHTREESNNVIPSSWRKSAAKQQCHGNPLQIAGLNFFGNKHLSVQQGAGNYNAANNLNKFEASNLTGDQRFPETEPIRQRQETCPAPTLRGTQESQLAFEANPFASANVNGILPIVPPALPPVSVPNHVLSASQLAARQVMPIDLPTFDGDPADWPVFVSSFTNTTAACGYSNVENLARLQRCLKGAALEAVRSRLLLPQSVPQVMSTLQLLFGRPELLIGVLLEKVRSTPAPRAEKLETLIEFGLSVQSLCDHLEAAGQQSHLTNPYLLMELVEKLPAHIKMNWANYMQQFPMVNLKNFGDFMSSMVTSATKVTMYSGGFRKREDADLGMKSKGSPHASCSIPEILNDDTICCVCEDSEHLIQECDRFKELSIDPRWKTVKLNALCRSCLQSHVGRNCCNITECGISGCTSRHHPLLHANHANPRILERAGNHTHRSQNNPKNPLLFRVVPVTLSGPQKTIKTYAFLDDGSHLTLIEEALTKELGVKGKTVPLCLSWTADVSRFESDSMQLQLSITGADNERLLKLDDVRTVKNLSIPGQTLRVNELAAKFPHLRGLAIKSYENAVPRILIGVNNLHVTVPLKVKEGHLGEPVAARTRLGWCVYGGNG